The Micromonospora sp. NBC_00421 DNA window GGCGGCACACCGGCCGGAGCCGTTCCGCCCGCGTCCCGGGCCGGCGGTCGGGGTGCTCTAGAGTCCCGACATGGGTGCGCAGGGGCGACGGGCGATCGTGGTGGGCAACAGCGACGGTGTCGGGCTGGCGCTCACCCGGCAACTGGTGGCGGCCGGCTGGACCGTCACCGGGCTGTCCCGCAGCGAAAGCGCCCTGGCCGCCCCCGGGTACGCCCACCACGTCGCCGACGTCACCGGCGACGCCTACCGCGCGGTGCTGGCCGGGGCGGTCGACCTGCTCGGCGGGGTCGACGTGTGCGTCTACGCGGCGGGGGTCGGTGAGTTCTTCGACGTCGCTGACCTGGCGGCGCAGACCAGGGCGCTGGAGGTCAACCTGATCGGTGCGGCGCGCACCGTGGAGGTCGTCGTGCCGGCGATGGTGGCCGGGGGTGGTGGTCACCTGGTGGGCCTGTCCAGCCTCGCCGACGCCGGACCGTCGACCCAGGCCCCCGGCTACGCCGCCGCCAAGGCGGGGTTGACGTCGTACCTGGTCGGACTGCGGGGTGCGCTCCGCCCCCACGGGGTGCGGGTGACAGTCGTCCGGTTCGGGTTCGTCGACACCAAGATGGCCAAGTCGCCGGTGAAGCCCATGCTGCTGAGCGTGGAGCGGGCCGCCGACGTGGTGCGCGACTGCCTGCGTACCGGGCCGACGGTCGTCTCCCGGCCACGGCGGATGGCCGTGCTGGCGCGGGCGGCCGGGTTCGCGGCGACGGTGGCCGCCCGGCGTTGAGCCGTACCGGCACGGCGGGGCGGGGCCGTCCGTGGACCGGCTTGAATTCGCCACGATCGTCGTGGGATTCTGATGCGTCGATGACTTGCCGCGCGCGCGGGGCGGACAGTCGTCCAAGGGCAACCGGGGCCGGTGGTTTCCGGGGGACGGCGACAAGTGCGACGGAACGACGTCAGTAGTCCGTCCATCAGTCCCGCCCGCCGTCTCGACGCCCCCTCGTGGTGCGCCGCTACCCCGACCGGCCGGGCGGTGCACTGTGGTGA harbors:
- a CDS encoding SDR family NAD(P)-dependent oxidoreductase; protein product: MGAQGRRAIVVGNSDGVGLALTRQLVAAGWTVTGLSRSESALAAPGYAHHVADVTGDAYRAVLAGAVDLLGGVDVCVYAAGVGEFFDVADLAAQTRALEVNLIGAARTVEVVVPAMVAGGGGHLVGLSSLADAGPSTQAPGYAAAKAGLTSYLVGLRGALRPHGVRVTVVRFGFVDTKMAKSPVKPMLLSVERAADVVRDCLRTGPTVVSRPRRMAVLARAAGFAATVAARR